The genomic region TGCGACGGGCTTCGTCGGCGCCCTCCCCTGGCTGACCGATATCTGAGCTGGGGAAGTGTAACTGACTCAAGTGTTTGTCGAGCGAATTCACTACCGCCCAATAGAGTTGCCCTGGCGTACCACAGCAACTGCCAGTTTCAGAGATGCCATGTTCGCCAGTGCCCAGCCGGCTGGGCCAGGTAAGCTTAAAGATGTTGGGCCAGTTTCGATATTCCAGGCCGAGGGGATCTCTTTGGTGTCCATTTCCCAGATCTGACGTGATTCCGGTACTCTTCGCTCCCATTCCGTAGGTTTCGTAGGCATAGTCGACAACATTGCGGCCATCACAGCCGCCGCATGGTTCAGCTCGTTCATTGGCGCCCATGATTTGCCCCACAACCATCAGAGTCATCGCCTTGCCCAGGGTGTTCCCCTGAGTCACCGTCGACAGCTCTTCGCCATAGATGTCGATGAATGGCTTAACCACCTGGTCGCGCCAGACGTGCATGGCACCCCACGCAGTGCTGGGGTCAACAGGGTTGCCTTCAGCATCGGTGCAATGCTGGTCATCCAGGTCGCCGTGCCAGACCAGGCCCGCGTAATTGCAGCGGTACATATCCTTGTCCATCCAGAGCAGGGGCGCCCCGGCAGGATAACCGTCGTAGTTGCGGGTAGGATCCATTTCGCCATCGTGGCCGATGTCCACCTCAATGCTGTCGATGGAAGCCAGAATACCCGGTTCCATGGATTCGAATTCACTGCGTAGTGCCTGTAGCAATCCCCGGAACTCATTCTGGACGTAGGGGTTTCGGTAATTCAAGTGATAGGAAATCTGCGCGCCGCTGCCATTCTGTAACGGCTCATAAATGGAGCCAGGTTCCAGCACCCAGGCGGGCGATCCGTCGCTGTCCTCCGTACACGAGCCGATGCCACTGAGTTCTACGTTGCGATCAGTTTTCGGCGAGAATCCTATGACCGACCGCAAACCGGCGGTAGCATTGGCTTCCACCCAACGTTTGATCCGACCCATGTCATAGGCGTTGGGCACCACCATGATTTCGCACCAGTGAAACCGATTGTGCATACCAACGGCAATGGCAGTGTCAGCACACGCCTGGCGGCAATCGGGACTGCCGCAGCTGTTGCAGTAAAATCCCGCTTCGGTCGCGACACCCGCTTCTCGTGTCCTCGACAGCATAATATTGCCCACCGTCCATTTTTGGATGATGGGTATCGAGTCCCCGTTGAGTTGGAGAGTATAATTGTTTAGAAGAACACGGCCCAGGAAGACCCCGCCCGCCAGCAGGAAGAGTCCAAGGATAATGGGAAGAAGCTGCCGTGTTTTGCCCTTTGCATCGTTGTCAGGGTTGTTGGAAGCGCCCACGGTGTGGTCTCCTCGTTGGTTGGGTGAATGGCATCGATGAAGGCTCCATCGGAGCCCTGAGGAGAAACGAGTTATCAATATCGCACTATGATATCATAATCTGCCATTTCACGCAACACTACAAAAAACGCTCCCGGTAAATCCAAATAGGAGGGTCTCCAGGATTGGAGGGTGGCAATGCCAAACAGAAAACGAGCCACCGGGTTTTGCCCCGATGGCTCGTTGTGGTTATCTGCATTCGAGGTGAACTTTAGAAGTCCATGCCTCCCATGCCTCCCATGCCACCTGGTGGCATGGCAGGAGCCGTACTCTCTTCCGGGATGTCGGTGATCAATGCTTCGGTCGTCAGGATCATGGCGGCGATACTGGCGGCATTTTGCAGGCCACCTTTGGTCACCTTGGCCGGATCGATGATGCCGGCGTCAACCATGTCGGTGTATACCTCGCCGATGACATCGTAACCCAGACGAAGACTGTCCTCTTCCTTCTGTAGCCGTCGCACTGTTTCCACGGTCACGGCGCCATCTTTGCCCGCGTTGAGGGCGATCTGGCGCATGGGTTCTTCAAGGGATCGGCGCAAGATCTTTACACCGGTCAGAATGTCACCTTCGGTCTCAGCTTCGACCTCGTCGAGAGCGCCGATTGCGTTGATAAGAGCTACACCACCACCTGGCACAATGCCTTCCTCGACGGCGGCGCGCGTGGCGCTTAAGGCGTCCTCAACCCGATGCTTCTTCTCTTTCAACTCGGTCTCGGTGGCTGCGCCGACGCGGACAATGGCCACGCCGCCGGCCAGCTTGGCCAGGCGTTCCTGCAGCTTCTCGCGATCGTAGTCGCTGGTGGAGTTTTCGACCTCGACCTTGATCTGCTCGATGCGGCCGCGGATCTGATCCTCTTCACCATGGCCACCGACGATGGTGGTGTCGTCCTTGGTGGAGACAACCTTGTCGGCGCGCCCCAGGTCACTGATCTGGGTGGTCTCCAGCTTGCGGCCTACCTCTTCGGTGATGACCTGTGCGCCGGTCAGGGTCGCCATATCCTGCAGCATTGCCTTGCGGCGGTCGCCAAAGCCTGGGGCTTTGATGGCCAAAACGTTGAACACGCCCCGCAGCTTGTTCAGCACCAGGGTTGCCAATGCCTCGCCGTCGACATCTTCCGCGATGATTACCAGGTCGCGTTTGCCGAGCTGGACCAATTTTTCCAGAAGGGGAACGATATCCTGGGCAGCGGAGATCTTTTTGTCGGTCAGGAGGATGTGAGGATCTTCCATCTCGGCTTCCATGCGATCGGGATTGGTGACGAAGTAGGGCGAGATGTAGCCACGGTCGAACTGCATACCTTCAACATATTCAGTCTCGAAGGCCAGGCCGGTCTTGCTCTCCTCAACGGTGATGACACCGTCTTTACCGACCTTGTCCATGACCTCGGCGATCAGGTCACCAATCTCCTGGTCCTGGGCGGAGATAGCGGCAACTGATGCGATCTCATCCTTGGTCGTGATGTCGATGGCCTGAGCGGCGATTGCCACAGACAGGGCGGCGACGCCTTTTTCAATGCCGCGCTTCAGCAGCATGGGGTTGGCGCCAGCAGCCACGTTCTTCAGGCCCTCATTTACGATTGCCTGGGCAAGAACGGTT from Chloroflexota bacterium harbors:
- the groL gene encoding chaperonin GroEL (60 kDa chaperone family; promotes refolding of misfolded polypeptides especially under stressful conditions; forms two stacked rings of heptamers to form a barrel-shaped 14mer; ends can be capped by GroES; misfolded proteins enter the barrel where they are refolded when GroES binds), whose protein sequence is MAKQIIFSEEARRNLKIGVDILANAVKTTLGPKGRNVALDKKWGAPTITHDGVTVAKEIELEEPYQNMGAQLLKEAATKTNDIAGDGTTTATVLAQAIVNEGLKNVAAGANPMLLKRGIEKGVAALSVAIAAQAIDITTKDEIASVAAISAQDQEIGDLIAEVMDKVGKDGVITVEESKTGLAFETEYVEGMQFDRGYISPYFVTNPDRMEAEMEDPHILLTDKKISAAQDIVPLLEKLVQLGKRDLVIIAEDVDGEALATLVLNKLRGVFNVLAIKAPGFGDRRKAMLQDMATLTGAQVITEEVGRKLETTQISDLGRADKVVSTKDDTTIVGGHGEEDQIRGRIEQIKVEVENSTSDYDREKLQERLAKLAGGVAIVRVGAATETELKEKKHRVEDALSATRAAVEEGIVPGGGVALINAIGALDEVEAETEGDILTGVKILRRSLEEPMRQIALNAGKDGAVTVETVRRLQKEEDSLRLGYDVIGEVYTDMVDAGIIDPAKVTKGGLQNAASIAAMILTTEALITDIPEESTAPAMPPGGMGGMGGMDF